A genomic region of Dreissena polymorpha isolate Duluth1 chromosome 4, UMN_Dpol_1.0, whole genome shotgun sequence contains the following coding sequences:
- the LOC127876678 gene encoding protein canopy homolog 2-like isoform X1 has protein sequence MSDRLLLETTQYMWVVCFELAKTLFSAFSHKKSYNMKILHWFTAANFIQFLSMVFTLDHDLNCAVCRAIVDEVNYSISKVDPKQTIQVGSFRVDSKGNQDTYKKPYARSEVHLMELFEGVCENFRDYAETTNDAGKRSVCRTKARDGKALALKDIKINADIQKALKHKCETLIEEHEDDMIALFRKDALSIEAAVCEELTGQCTGEQLKIPMPVSEFDGMDAIVDDVEKDRAAVKEDTADEDQELMDQYLRDNPNTDFSVPADKVTELNADKNNEKTEL, from the exons ATGTCAGACCGCCTTTTGCTGGAAACGACACAATACATGTGGGTCGTGTGTTTCGAGCTGGCAAAAACATTATTCTCAGCATTTTCTCAC AAGAAGAGCTACAACATGAAAATCCTACACTGGTTTACAGCAGCAAACTTTATTCAGTTCCTGTCAATGGTTTTCACTCTGGATCATGACCTAAACTGTGCAG TATGCAGGGCCATAGTGGATGAGGTCAACTACAGTATAAGCAAGGTGGATCCAAAACAAACAATCCAAGTTGGCAGCTTCAGAGTGGATTCTAAAGGCAATCAAGACACCTACAAG AAACCGTATGCAAGATCTGAGGTACATTTGATGGAGCTGTTTGAAGGAGTTTGTGAGAATTTCCGAGATTATGCAGAGACCACAAACGATGCGGGTAAAAGAAGCGTTTGCAGAACTAAAGCAAGGGATGGAAAGGCATTGGCACTGAAAGATATCAAAATCAATGCTGATATACAAAAAGCTTTGAAACACAAG TGTGAGACATTGATAGAGGAACATGAAGATGATATGATTGCCCTGTTCCGAAAAGATGCTCTCAGCATAGAGGCTGCAGTGTGTGAAGAATTAACAG GTCAGTGCACAGGGGAGCAACTGAAGATTCCTATGCCTGTGTCTGAGTTTGATGGAATGGATGCCATTGTTGATGATGTGGAGAAGGACAGGGCAGCAGTGAAGGAAGACACTGCTGATGAGGACCAAGAGCTCATGGACCAGTATCTCAGAGATAACCCTAACACTG ATTTCAGTGTGCCGGCTGATAAAGTCACAGAGTTAAATGCTGACAAAAACAACGAGAAGACGGAATTGTGA
- the LOC127876677 gene encoding uncharacterized protein LOC127876677, protein MGNQQANVGGGILPSTVTCLYGRRRSLTRQKVGLYRRLSLCESETASVNSFVGSVDNTDDEAGSIHSEDNAGYDEWLTDSQELENAILSENVDQLQKICDERRIDINIELNEKGETALILSVKLSQIEMVKALLLTPNIDKNSLNAHDFSPLDVALVTAFDNRLEPRQTICWEIIECLLQVGAEPNNKDAMMYIIRTALKYCDEKFLYRLILLTKELSYSIKLHELLLQKLHRYQPVYIESLDPFFVCTSEFTIKLLKNANGRQLCDIVNSMRHYLESYWNCRLNKLAVFQKLILYATAAGWDWTPQQMDFINRVCPEMLARWCANQKKYPISLSHLSRKSFRRNSQGQVAQTLKELPFKVPESLKDYIMLKDVDEFLSGAEISIVDVRL, encoded by the exons ATGGGCAATCAGCAGGCAAATGTGGGAGGGGGTATATTACCGTCCACGGTAACCTGCCTTTATGGGCGTCGTAGAAGCCTGACACGACAG AAGGTGGGTTTATACCGGAGACTAAGCCTGTGTGAGTCAGAGACTGCGAGTGTCAACAGCTTTGTGGGCAGCGTAGACAACACAGACGATGAGGCAGGGTCTATACACTCCGAGGACAATGCAGGCTACGACGAATGGCTCACTGACTCCCAGGAACTAGAAAACGCCATATTGTCAGAAAATGTCGACCAGCTGCAGAAAATTTGTGACGAGAGACGCATtgatataaatattgaattgaatGAAAAGGGCGAAACTGCCTTGATTTTATCTGTGAAGTTGAGTCAGATAGAAATGGTGAAGGCGTTGCTTTTGACTCCAAATATTGATAAGAACTCGCTGAATGCTCACGACTTTTCACCTTTAGATGTTGCTTTGGTCACAGCTTTTGATAATCGTCTTGAACCTCGTCAAACAATCTGCTGGGAAATCATTGAGTGCCTTTTGCAGGTGGGAGCCGAACCAAACAACAAAGACGCCATGATGTACATTATCAGGACAGCATTAAAATATTGTGATGAGAAATTCCTCTATCGACTGATACTTTTAACCAAAGAATTATCATATTCAATAAAACTACATGAGCTTTTGCTGCAAAAACTACATAGGTATCAACCAGTGTATATTGAAAGTCTGGATCCATTTTTTGTGTGTACCTCAGAATTCACTATCAAACTCCTCAAGAATGCTAATGGCCGCCAATTATGTGACATTGTGAACTCAATGCGGCATTATCTAGAGTCCTACTGGAATTGTCGATTAAACAAATTGGCGGTGTTCCAGAAGTTGATACTATACGCTACGGCCGCTGGCTGGGACTGGACGCCTCAGCAAATGGACTTTATCAACAGGGTCTGTCCAGAAATGTTAGCAAGATGGTGCGCAAACCAGAAAAAGTATCCGATCTCCCTTAGTCACCTTTCAAGGAAATCTTTTCGGCGAAACTCTCAGGGCCAAGTAGCACAGACGTTGAAGGAGTTGCCGTTTAAAGTACCGGAGAGTTTGAAGGATTACATTATGTTGAAAGATGTAGACGAGTTCCTCAGTGGAGCTGAAATCAGCATTGTGGATGTGAGACTGTAG
- the LOC127876678 gene encoding protein canopy homolog 2-like isoform X2, whose amino-acid sequence MQLCRFRTSLPFRIYFKTKKSYNMKILHWFTAANFIQFLSMVFTLDHDLNCAVCRAIVDEVNYSISKVDPKQTIQVGSFRVDSKGNQDTYKKPYARSEVHLMELFEGVCENFRDYAETTNDAGKRSVCRTKARDGKALALKDIKINADIQKALKHKCETLIEEHEDDMIALFRKDALSIEAAVCEELTGQCTGEQLKIPMPVSEFDGMDAIVDDVEKDRAAVKEDTADEDQELMDQYLRDNPNTDFSVPADKVTELNADKNNEKTEL is encoded by the exons atgcaattgtGTCGTTTTCGGACATCACTTCCTTTCCGGATCTACTTTAAGACT AAGAAGAGCTACAACATGAAAATCCTACACTGGTTTACAGCAGCAAACTTTATTCAGTTCCTGTCAATGGTTTTCACTCTGGATCATGACCTAAACTGTGCAG TATGCAGGGCCATAGTGGATGAGGTCAACTACAGTATAAGCAAGGTGGATCCAAAACAAACAATCCAAGTTGGCAGCTTCAGAGTGGATTCTAAAGGCAATCAAGACACCTACAAG AAACCGTATGCAAGATCTGAGGTACATTTGATGGAGCTGTTTGAAGGAGTTTGTGAGAATTTCCGAGATTATGCAGAGACCACAAACGATGCGGGTAAAAGAAGCGTTTGCAGAACTAAAGCAAGGGATGGAAAGGCATTGGCACTGAAAGATATCAAAATCAATGCTGATATACAAAAAGCTTTGAAACACAAG TGTGAGACATTGATAGAGGAACATGAAGATGATATGATTGCCCTGTTCCGAAAAGATGCTCTCAGCATAGAGGCTGCAGTGTGTGAAGAATTAACAG GTCAGTGCACAGGGGAGCAACTGAAGATTCCTATGCCTGTGTCTGAGTTTGATGGAATGGATGCCATTGTTGATGATGTGGAGAAGGACAGGGCAGCAGTGAAGGAAGACACTGCTGATGAGGACCAAGAGCTCATGGACCAGTATCTCAGAGATAACCCTAACACTG ATTTCAGTGTGCCGGCTGATAAAGTCACAGAGTTAAATGCTGACAAAAACAACGAGAAGACGGAATTGTGA
- the LOC127876678 gene encoding protein canopy homolog 2-like isoform X4 → MKILHWFTAANFIQFLSMVFTLDHDLNCAVCRAIVDEVNYSISKVDPKQTIQVGSFRVDSKGNQDTYKKPYARSEVHLMELFEGVCENFRDYAETTNDAGKRSVCRTKARDGKALALKDIKINADIQKALKHKCETLIEEHEDDMIALFRKDALSIEAAVCEELTGQCTGEQLKIPMPVSEFDGMDAIVDDVEKDRAAVKEDTADEDQELMDQYLRDNPNTDFSVPADKVTELNADKNNEKTEL, encoded by the exons ATGAAAATCCTACACTGGTTTACAGCAGCAAACTTTATTCAGTTCCTGTCAATGGTTTTCACTCTGGATCATGACCTAAACTGTGCAG TATGCAGGGCCATAGTGGATGAGGTCAACTACAGTATAAGCAAGGTGGATCCAAAACAAACAATCCAAGTTGGCAGCTTCAGAGTGGATTCTAAAGGCAATCAAGACACCTACAAG AAACCGTATGCAAGATCTGAGGTACATTTGATGGAGCTGTTTGAAGGAGTTTGTGAGAATTTCCGAGATTATGCAGAGACCACAAACGATGCGGGTAAAAGAAGCGTTTGCAGAACTAAAGCAAGGGATGGAAAGGCATTGGCACTGAAAGATATCAAAATCAATGCTGATATACAAAAAGCTTTGAAACACAAG TGTGAGACATTGATAGAGGAACATGAAGATGATATGATTGCCCTGTTCCGAAAAGATGCTCTCAGCATAGAGGCTGCAGTGTGTGAAGAATTAACAG GTCAGTGCACAGGGGAGCAACTGAAGATTCCTATGCCTGTGTCTGAGTTTGATGGAATGGATGCCATTGTTGATGATGTGGAGAAGGACAGGGCAGCAGTGAAGGAAGACACTGCTGATGAGGACCAAGAGCTCATGGACCAGTATCTCAGAGATAACCCTAACACTG ATTTCAGTGTGCCGGCTGATAAAGTCACAGAGTTAAATGCTGACAAAAACAACGAGAAGACGGAATTGTGA
- the LOC127876678 gene encoding protein canopy homolog 2-like isoform X3, producing MMSTCFTCLIKKSYNMKILHWFTAANFIQFLSMVFTLDHDLNCAVCRAIVDEVNYSISKVDPKQTIQVGSFRVDSKGNQDTYKKPYARSEVHLMELFEGVCENFRDYAETTNDAGKRSVCRTKARDGKALALKDIKINADIQKALKHKCETLIEEHEDDMIALFRKDALSIEAAVCEELTGQCTGEQLKIPMPVSEFDGMDAIVDDVEKDRAAVKEDTADEDQELMDQYLRDNPNTDFSVPADKVTELNADKNNEKTEL from the exons atgatgtcaacatgtttcacttgtttaatt AAGAAGAGCTACAACATGAAAATCCTACACTGGTTTACAGCAGCAAACTTTATTCAGTTCCTGTCAATGGTTTTCACTCTGGATCATGACCTAAACTGTGCAG TATGCAGGGCCATAGTGGATGAGGTCAACTACAGTATAAGCAAGGTGGATCCAAAACAAACAATCCAAGTTGGCAGCTTCAGAGTGGATTCTAAAGGCAATCAAGACACCTACAAG AAACCGTATGCAAGATCTGAGGTACATTTGATGGAGCTGTTTGAAGGAGTTTGTGAGAATTTCCGAGATTATGCAGAGACCACAAACGATGCGGGTAAAAGAAGCGTTTGCAGAACTAAAGCAAGGGATGGAAAGGCATTGGCACTGAAAGATATCAAAATCAATGCTGATATACAAAAAGCTTTGAAACACAAG TGTGAGACATTGATAGAGGAACATGAAGATGATATGATTGCCCTGTTCCGAAAAGATGCTCTCAGCATAGAGGCTGCAGTGTGTGAAGAATTAACAG GTCAGTGCACAGGGGAGCAACTGAAGATTCCTATGCCTGTGTCTGAGTTTGATGGAATGGATGCCATTGTTGATGATGTGGAGAAGGACAGGGCAGCAGTGAAGGAAGACACTGCTGATGAGGACCAAGAGCTCATGGACCAGTATCTCAGAGATAACCCTAACACTG ATTTCAGTGTGCCGGCTGATAAAGTCACAGAGTTAAATGCTGACAAAAACAACGAGAAGACGGAATTGTGA